A part of Paenibacillus sp. 481 genomic DNA contains:
- the sufU gene encoding Fe-S cluster assembly sulfur transfer protein SufU, producing the protein MQLDDLYRRVIMDHYKQPRNRGSFEADAVTIDLNNPTCGDRISLQLKVEDGIVQDARFTGEGCSISMSSASMMTDAVKGKTFAEALELAERFSLMVKGEDVTFDEYEDIEALSGVNKFPARIKCATLAWNALRKGIE; encoded by the coding sequence ATGCAATTGGATGATCTATATCGCCGAGTCATTATGGATCACTACAAACAGCCACGTAACCGTGGCTCGTTTGAAGCTGATGCTGTAACGATCGACTTGAACAACCCAACTTGTGGAGACCGTATCTCCTTGCAACTGAAAGTGGAGGACGGCATCGTTCAAGATGCACGCTTCACAGGGGAAGGTTGCTCGATCAGCATGTCCAGTGCTTCTATGATGACGGATGCTGTTAAAGGTAAGACGTTTGCCGAAGCGTTGGAACTAGCTGAACGATTTTCTTTAATGGTTAAAGGCGAAGATGTAACGTTTGATGAATATGAAGATATTGAGGCTTTGTCTGGTGTGAACAAATTCCCAGCACGGATTAAATGCGCGACCCTTGCGTGGAATGCGCTCCGCAAAGGAATCGAGTAG